The window TAGAATGGATTCGCGACATTATTCATTTTATCAAACCTTACTCTTTCTTCTGGCAATCTCATGTCGTTAATTTCTTCACGGTATTTGATACTTCATTACTAAAATCTGCCTCCCAATTTTGATTTATAGTGACGAAATTAGCGCAAATTCAGTATCTGTTGTTTAATGCTACTGCAGGATAGACTGTGGGAAGCAGTTGATGAAGAATGGATTGAATGCTTGAGAACTGAATCCGTTGAATGTCTTACTCTGATACCTTCTGGATTTGTTCATGTATGTAATTATTTAATTTTGCATATATAATTGGGACATTTACTTGTTAATGtgatatttgacctttatatgcgaGATTGTTATTTCAAAATTTTGTGGCTGTGATTATTCtaatttatttgccaaatttttccTTTCATTGTTGCGAAAATGTTTATCAGTCTTGCACTAGTTTTGCGATTTTGTCGTTATTAGCAAAACATTGTACTTTCAAAGTGTGAGTAGATATGTTAATCCATATTGGTTCTTCAACTTAAACTAATTAGTGAAATTAGTGAATGAAAATGCGCTCTGTTTAAGGGTGGTTAAGATTCAAATCAAATTATTTACGTTTATATATTGTCCTCTTATGCATATGAAACCAGGGCCATTGGCCTGCTTCGCTGAAAAACTTCATCTCTACCGCGAGCTCTCTTGCATTTCCTCGTGAGCAGGCTGATTTGAAGAAGGTATTGTATATTATATTGGTTATGTAAATAGTAAACATTATGAAAGGTATATGACTTAAAGGTATTAGTGTTGTAGTCAACGTTGATTTTCTGCTTGCTTGCTTGCTGTCATTCATGTCTTTAATATATTTTAAACCCCTTTCTAATTCGGTGTTATGGTATTGTAATATTCATTTTTTCAGTTATTTCCGGATATACCTGTGGCTTCGCTTAATAATGTTATAACCCAAGGCATGAACCAGAAGAAAAGACATGAAGTATGTTACAAGGACATTTACTTTTTCCCTTAAAATTTGAATTCGGGATACTCTTTCGTTATGGAggatatataatatatatcgaaAAGGCTTTAATCACTCTATAACTTATATAATCATAGATAGAGGCTCTTGCAGCTGTTGTTAGTTCAGTAGCAAAAGACGTGAAAACAAATACCGTAATTGACTTAGGTGCTGGTCAGGTAAACTTCATTTTCCGTCAGTCGTTTCGTTAATAGTAATAATTGTAGCTGTAATAGAAAATATGCTTACTTCCCTTTGAATTGAACGTATTTAGGGTTATCTTTCACAAGTACTCTGTTTTGAGTACCAGCTATCTGTGGTTGCAATTGATGCATCTTCTCATCATGGAAAGATCACTCATGCACGTGCAGAGCGAATTAAGAAACATTATGATGCGAAGATGCGTAAATCTAGGTATTTGATTTCAATATACTCTTAAATTTGTTATTTACTTCATTCTCTGTCGAAAATAAATAGTCGAACACTGTGAGATGTAACAATATGAAACTTCTGCTAGTTTAGGAGGAAAAGGCGTTATGATCCCTAAGACAGTTACAAGTCGTGTCCTCTCGTCAGACATGCTGAAAACTTTATTTGACTCGAAGGATATTAATGCAAATTGTCTTAGCCATTCATCAAATGACACGTGTCCCATTCTTCTAACTGGTCTTCATGCTTGTGGAGATCTGTCTGTAACAATGCTGAGGTAATGAACACTAATTTTGCCTGGATTACTATAATGTATATCAAATGATTTCTGCTGCAAATATTTTTTATATCGTTCTGAATTCTTTAGCCGTGCTAATTTTAAAGGACGTTTTTGGAGAGTGAAGAAGTACAAGCTGTAGTTAGCATTGGTTGTTGTTATAATTTGCTATCAGAGGAAGAAAAGGGAAAAGATGATGATGTATTATGTGGTTATCCTATCAGTAAAGGTGTAAAATCCACCGGCTTATATCTTGGTAGAAATTCACGTGATCTTGCTTGTCAGGTATCTAAATTCCTACAAGTTTTCTTGATAATGTTTATACTCAGTACTTGTGTTGGTTCTTGATTTTGACGATTTCGTGCTTATACTAGAGTGCAGATAGATGGAAAGATATGGAAAAAGATGCGAGTCTCCATAATTTTGAGTTGCATGCTTTTCGAGCTGCCTTTCAAGTGGTAGACTTCAATTTTTAACATTTGTTGTCTTTCTTTtacaattaattaatattaatattaatatttatatgatgcaTGTCATTTATCGTGTATAATGATTGAAATCTGACTTCTTATAGGTGCTTTCTAGATATTTTCCTAAAACATTGACAGGAAGTCCTACGATAG of the Rutidosis leptorrhynchoides isolate AG116_Rl617_1_P2 chromosome 5, CSIRO_AGI_Rlap_v1, whole genome shotgun sequence genome contains:
- the LOC139847871 gene encoding uncharacterized protein isoform X3, whose protein sequence is MIMEDSCKYSCATATETLEWIRDIIHFIKPYSFFWQSHVVNFFTDRLWEAVDEEWIECLRTESVECLTLIPSGFVHGHWPASLKNFISTASSLAFPREQADLKKLFPDIPVASLNNVITQGMNQKKRHEIEALAAVVSSVAKDVKTNTVIDLGAGQGYLSQVLCFEYQLSVVAIDASSHHGKITHARAERIKKHYDAKMRKSSLGGKGVMIPKTVTSRVLSSDMLKTLFDSKDINANCLSHSSNDTCPILLTGLHACGDLSVTMLRTFLESEEVQAVVSIGCCYNLLSEEEKGKDDDVLCGYPISKGVKSTGLYLGRNSRDLACQSADRWKDMEKDASLHNFELHAFRAAFQVVLSRYFPKTLTGSPTIGRQGKTLRRQQQNSKINCCGAETGLDTHEFPCKPNSIFEKAENVDRCSLFEKFSRSGMHRLNLNQMQNIDFAGIWKEFESFAELIGPYWSLRAALGPVLETLILLDRLLFLQEQGR
- the LOC139847871 gene encoding uncharacterized protein isoform X1, whose translation is MIMEDSCKYSCATATETLEWIRDIIHFIKPYSFFWQSHVVNFFTDRLWEAVDEEWIECLRTESVECLTLIPSGFVHGHWPASLKNFISTASSLAFPREQADLKKLFPDIPVASLNNVITQGMNQKKRHEIEALAAVVSSVAKDVKTNTVIDLGAGQGYLSQVLCFEYQLSVVAIDASSHHGKITHARAERIKKHYDAKMRKSSLGGKGVMIPKTVTSRVLSSDMLKTLFDSKDINANCLSHSSNDTCPILLTGLHACGDLSVTMLRTFLESEEVQAVVSIGCCYNLLSEEEKGKDDDVLCGYPISKGVKSTGLYLGRNSRDLACQSADRWKDMEKDASLHNFELHAFRAAFQVVLSRYFPKTLTGSPTIGRQGKTLRRQQQNSKINCCGAETGLDTHEFPCKPNSIFEKAENVDRCSLFEKFSRSGMHRLNLNQMQNIDFAGIWKEFESFAELIGPYWSLRAALGPVLETLILLDRLLFLQEQGNHIEVFMLPIFNPKISPRNVGIIAKKI
- the LOC139847871 gene encoding uncharacterized protein isoform X2 produces the protein MIMEDSCKYSCATATETLEWIRDIIHFIKPYSFFWQSHVVNFFTDRLWEAVDEEWIECLRTESVECLTLIPSGFVHGHWPASLKNFISTASSLAFPREQADLKKLFPDIPVASLNNVITQGMNQKKRHEIEALAAVVSSVAKDVKTNTVIDLGAGQGYLSQVLCFEYQLSVVAIDASSHHGKITHARAERIKKHYDAKMRKSSLGGKGVMIPKTVTSRVLSSDMLKTLFDSKDINANCLSHSSNDTCPILLTGLHACGDLSVTMLRTFLESEEVQAVVSIGCCYNLLSEEEKGKDDDVLCGYPISKGVKSTGLYLGRNSRDLACQSADRWKDMEKDASLHNFELHAFRAAFQVVLSRYFPKTLTGSPTIGRQGKTLRRQQQNSKINCCGAETGLDTHEFPCKPNSIFEKAENVDRCSLFEKFSRSGMHRLNLNQMQNIDFAGIWKEFESFAELIGPYWSLRAALGPVLETLILLDRLLFLQEQGD